Proteins found in one Leptospira terpstrae serovar Hualin str. LT 11-33 = ATCC 700639 genomic segment:
- a CDS encoding ATP-binding protein, with the protein MKLKIENFGIFSKKEFPIAKVTVFTGPNESGKTTILDAFVSALVKVVGSTKYGALLNARYKPDRSSDLGITKLSLSQNLYLNSLVIREGNMDVGSEKELISTIEQTIFDSGYNPSQLKEQVEQLSAKSGTRKSAKEWNLALSEFNAAKQKFDESELALNKISSQFADLPLWEKERQNLKETLASNLTDQTKHKKQLEEFRETEEHSEADRIYTQLLQWDTLESQTKQEENILKSDWDKKAKTLDGETKSLEQKLSLTKERIETSESKWESYKVQKSQADQKSKKLESYFDFFETWKQTLRKFQEESPVVQKTVWNPLYRSLAGGSGVLGIFSLIFSLFSDFGIWVYSAPAILLIVSFYFYSRAKEIQIEKDEPKWNEMIRRIATEMETKTLGEWKPDSLSMESISLTFQRFDREYTKQKLELESLNSTMSNMEEEISRLRAEEKKTKEILLEKEKELTTIWREAGVHSLSELSELFVQIRLKQEKLHTLEESLKNVSKKWGNIDLGELKLKLKDKLSDFEKKGVPKSFSSEDRVAKQRLENTIQSFADSIRDLERKLVDLEKKLDTGKAVLESQMVPAQKEWEQTKRDLETKEKWKNDLDRNFQALEVLSEIFSEMQVESTDKMSSLVKSLQTRMDALKGSLPSKQIQWNGFSDEIQVTTDSSQESLAFANLSTGTKEQVSFVLRLEYAFRIGKQFNLPYLLLDEPFRHMDASRRDSALAYTLQCIANAEEDWRVVFFSFDGEIVSKIKELAAGLNLPCQIHELTKPIS; encoded by the coding sequence ATGAAATTAAAAATAGAAAACTTCGGTATCTTTTCTAAAAAAGAATTTCCCATTGCAAAAGTCACTGTATTTACAGGACCCAATGAATCAGGAAAAACAACCATCTTAGATGCATTTGTATCGGCACTTGTCAAAGTGGTGGGAAGTACAAAATACGGAGCTCTTTTGAATGCTCGGTACAAACCAGACAGAAGTTCTGACTTAGGAATTACAAAACTATCCCTCTCTCAAAATTTATATTTGAACTCACTTGTGATTCGAGAAGGGAATATGGATGTAGGTTCTGAAAAGGAACTCATAAGCACCATTGAACAAACAATATTCGATAGTGGATACAATCCATCACAACTGAAAGAACAAGTAGAACAACTTTCTGCAAAATCGGGAACAAGAAAATCAGCCAAAGAATGGAATCTGGCTTTGTCTGAATTTAACGCCGCCAAACAAAAGTTTGACGAATCTGAATTGGCTCTCAATAAAATTTCCTCTCAATTTGCAGATTTACCCCTTTGGGAAAAAGAACGCCAAAACCTAAAAGAAACTTTGGCTTCAAACTTAACCGATCAGACCAAACATAAAAAACAACTGGAAGAGTTTCGCGAAACCGAAGAACACAGTGAAGCCGATCGTATTTATACCCAACTATTACAATGGGATACTCTTGAATCGCAAACAAAACAAGAGGAAAATATTCTAAAATCTGACTGGGATAAAAAAGCAAAAACTCTGGATGGAGAAACCAAATCCTTAGAACAAAAACTTTCCCTAACAAAAGAAAGAATAGAAACATCGGAATCAAAATGGGAATCCTACAAAGTACAAAAATCACAAGCAGACCAAAAGTCCAAAAAACTAGAATCGTATTTTGATTTTTTTGAAACCTGGAAACAAACCCTCCGCAAGTTCCAAGAAGAATCTCCCGTGGTTCAAAAAACAGTTTGGAATCCGTTGTACAGAAGTTTGGCGGGAGGATCTGGGGTTTTAGGGATTTTTTCTCTTATTTTTTCACTATTTTCTGACTTTGGAATTTGGGTCTATTCTGCGCCCGCCATTCTTTTGATTGTTAGTTTTTATTTTTATTCCCGCGCCAAAGAAATCCAAATTGAAAAAGATGAGCCGAAATGGAATGAAATGATTCGCAGGATTGCAACGGAAATGGAAACCAAAACTTTGGGAGAATGGAAACCCGACTCACTTAGTATGGAATCTATTTCTCTTACTTTCCAAAGATTTGATAGAGAATATACAAAACAAAAACTCGAATTGGAAAGTTTGAATTCTACAATGTCGAACATGGAAGAAGAAATCTCCAGGCTTCGGGCAGAGGAGAAAAAAACAAAAGAAATACTTTTGGAAAAAGAAAAAGAATTAACTACAATTTGGCGAGAAGCGGGTGTACATTCTCTTTCTGAACTTTCGGAGTTGTTTGTTCAAATTCGGTTAAAACAAGAAAAATTACATACCTTAGAAGAATCGTTAAAAAACGTATCCAAAAAATGGGGAAATATTGATTTAGGAGAGTTAAAACTCAAACTAAAAGATAAACTCAGTGATTTTGAAAAAAAAGGAGTTCCCAAATCTTTTTCTTCGGAAGATCGAGTCGCCAAACAAAGATTAGAAAACACAATCCAGTCGTTTGCCGATTCTATCCGAGACTTAGAACGTAAGTTAGTGGACTTGGAAAAAAAGTTAGATACGGGCAAAGCTGTATTGGAATCGCAAATGGTCCCAGCTCAAAAAGAATGGGAACAGACCAAAAGAGATTTAGAAACAAAAGAAAAATGGAAAAATGATTTGGATAGAAACTTCCAAGCATTGGAAGTATTGTCTGAAATTTTTTCTGAGATGCAGGTGGAAAGTACGGACAAAATGTCTTCCTTGGTTAAGTCTTTACAAACCCGAATGGATGCTTTAAAAGGTTCTCTTCCTTCTAAACAAATCCAATGGAATGGATTTTCAGATGAAATTCAGGTCACAACCGATTCTTCTCAGGAGAGTTTGGCATTTGCCAATCTGTCTACAGGAACCAAAGAACAAGTTTCTTTCGTGTTACGTTTGGAATATGCGTTTCGGATTGGAAAACAATTCAACTTACCCTATCTTTTGTTAGATGAGCCATTTCGTCATATGGATGCAAGTCGAAGGGATTCTGCTTTGGCCTACACACTTCAGTGTATTGCTAACGCAGAGGAAGATTGGCGAGTTGTGTTTTTTAGTTTTGATGGGGAAATTGTTTCCAAAATCAAAGAATTGGCAGCGGGATTAAACCTCCCCTGCCAAATCCATGAATTGACTAAACCAATTTCTTAG
- a CDS encoding metallophosphoesterase family protein, with protein sequence MKLLQVSDLHLSQSSKDEKNYSLAVLGEIFETAEQTKCDRILFCGDLFNTFPDLEALRSEFLKVVSSYSGIVYFLPGNHEILEKKGNSNRYVDYDWSEKVKVLDETPYRLFEDTGIEFVSIPHQENYSGLLLSPPPPKQTKVRIGLAHGTVPGMSFTGLSEEEEEGGSYLDPQLIQNLGLDYLAIGHLHRARMGSVGNCSVGYAGSSRVWRKGELGPRGGIFIHIDGSKVRTEPVYWKEAGEYREILVTLDTEGKPEESIETYLRGTNPKDWIVFRFAGYVDSMAEKQKFQETFLREWKSKYRILEFDPDESQITVIQHLSENEFVKQFLDKMNERKEQMEPLLWRQTRVTGIRLILEGKKNR encoded by the coding sequence ATGAAGTTATTACAAGTTTCTGACCTCCACCTTTCCCAAAGTTCCAAAGACGAAAAAAACTATTCCTTAGCCGTACTCGGTGAAATTTTTGAAACCGCAGAACAAACCAAATGCGACCGAATTCTATTTTGTGGAGATCTTTTCAATACCTTCCCCGATTTAGAAGCACTCCGATCAGAGTTTTTGAAAGTAGTTTCTTCTTATTCGGGAATTGTTTACTTTCTTCCTGGAAACCATGAAATCTTGGAGAAAAAAGGGAATAGCAACCGTTATGTGGACTATGATTGGTCTGAAAAGGTCAAAGTACTAGACGAAACTCCCTATCGTTTATTTGAAGATACGGGAATCGAGTTTGTATCCATCCCCCACCAAGAAAACTATTCTGGATTGTTATTATCTCCGCCACCACCCAAACAAACGAAAGTTAGGATCGGCCTTGCTCATGGAACGGTTCCTGGAATGAGTTTTACAGGTCTTAGCGAGGAAGAAGAAGAAGGTGGGTCGTATCTTGATCCCCAACTCATCCAAAACTTAGGTTTGGATTATCTTGCTATTGGCCACCTCCACCGCGCGCGTATGGGATCGGTTGGAAACTGTAGCGTTGGTTATGCGGGATCTTCTCGAGTTTGGAGAAAAGGAGAATTGGGGCCAAGAGGGGGAATTTTCATTCATATCGATGGATCTAAGGTGCGCACAGAACCTGTATATTGGAAAGAGGCTGGTGAGTATCGAGAGATCTTAGTCACTTTGGATACCGAAGGAAAACCGGAAGAAAGTATTGAAACATATTTACGTGGAACAAATCCCAAGGATTGGATTGTGTTTCGTTTTGCGGGATATGTAGACTCGATGGCAGAAAAACAAAAGTTTCAAGAAACTTTTCTTCGGGAATGGAAATCAAAGTATCGCATCTTAGAGTTTGATCCAGATGAATCCCAAATTACAGTGATCCAACATTTGTCAGAAAATGAATTTGTGAAACAATTCCTCGACAAAATGAATGAACGAAAAGAACAAATGGAACCTCTTCTTTGGAGACAGACTCGAGTCACTGGCATTCGTTTGATTTTAGAAGGTAAAAAAAACCGATGA
- a CDS encoding acyl-CoA desaturase, translating into MTTQAEIKSQIPIDWVTTIFLLTSPLVGIFGSLYFYLYDTIHLGTWALFVFYFFATGMGITVGYHRLFSHKAYEAKAPVKLWLLLFGAAAFQSTALEWSEDHRIHHRFVDTDKDPYSIRKGFWFAHIGWLFRKRKYVQQGVQDLANDPLVLWQHKHFYSISIFMCFILPGLITMLWGSFLEGFFVAGFLRLFVVHQFTFFINSACHVWGERTFSKEQTARDNWIIAFFTFGEGFHNFHHEFQSDYRNGIRWFDYDPSKWMIKALSYLGLTYNLKKVSEEKILQKTMFLKEKETLHKYTNVSEDKLRHWEEQLASLRESALQEYQKWKQAKQSSSEKEAGVLKKNFEQTKASWEKLLGQPLFT; encoded by the coding sequence ATGACGACACAAGCTGAAATCAAATCCCAAATCCCGATCGATTGGGTGACTACCATATTTTTACTCACTTCTCCTCTCGTGGGGATCTTCGGATCTCTTTACTTCTATCTTTATGATACCATTCACTTAGGTACTTGGGCCTTATTTGTATTTTATTTTTTTGCTACAGGTATGGGAATTACAGTTGGATACCATAGACTTTTTTCACACAAAGCTTATGAAGCAAAAGCTCCCGTCAAACTTTGGTTACTTCTTTTTGGAGCTGCCGCTTTTCAATCCACTGCCCTCGAATGGAGTGAGGACCACCGCATCCACCACAGATTTGTGGATACAGATAAAGATCCCTATTCCATAAGAAAAGGATTTTGGTTTGCCCATATTGGTTGGTTATTTCGTAAAAGGAAGTATGTGCAACAAGGCGTACAAGATTTAGCAAATGACCCGCTCGTACTTTGGCAACATAAACATTTTTATTCGATATCCATCTTCATGTGTTTTATCCTTCCAGGTCTTATCACTATGTTATGGGGTTCGTTTTTAGAAGGATTTTTTGTCGCTGGTTTTTTAAGACTTTTTGTAGTTCACCAGTTCACATTTTTTATCAACAGTGCCTGCCATGTTTGGGGAGAAAGAACTTTCTCCAAAGAACAAACGGCTCGAGACAATTGGATCATCGCCTTTTTTACATTTGGTGAAGGATTTCATAACTTCCACCATGAATTCCAATCGGACTATCGGAATGGAATTCGTTGGTTTGATTATGATCCATCCAAATGGATGATCAAAGCTCTTTCCTATTTAGGTCTCACTTATAACTTAAAAAAAGTTTCTGAAGAAAAAATTTTACAAAAGACTATGTTTCTGAAAGAAAAAGAAACTCTTCATAAGTATACTAATGTTAGTGAAGACAAACTGCGTCATTGGGAAGAACAACTGGCAAGTTTACGTGAATCGGCATTACAAGAATACCAAAAATGGAAACAAGCAAAACAATCCTCTAGCGAAAAAGAAGCGGGAGTGTTAAAAAAGAACTTTGAACAAACCAAAGCCAGTTGGGAAAAACTTCTCGGCCAGCCACTTTTTACTTAA
- a CDS encoding LBF_2804 family protein, with protein MSTERYKPGFLEQWGRRVLISIGSQSGKLEDSGKSFAYHSRTLLFWGFFWSFWIGFLPSVAFVYLTTHLPPLSFWPWESLSFLSLSGFVILLAMATFIEFYLLFRLGFYLSYRMAKYADIALAEEPELITPIPGMMARLVLEIPDPRIRLYGIDPYKHLNERALFFRTILYKSKVFLSNIFAKLLLKVFLGRTGLRFLIEYISGPVTGIWDSVTTYIILYELRKRIITRKLSDAMLFKIKAKERKKTLIESAVRAVALSIVFTKTFHPNFEYLLFGLIGLLPERDKLKNLDDWNEFVFSFQKLSTEERKWPIAIFALCSSFDGTLNKEELEAFRDITDLSPTWLLDRVHILSASIRKGELTESLEWMEKILPEESIH; from the coding sequence ATGAGTACAGAACGTTACAAGCCGGGTTTTTTAGAACAGTGGGGTCGCCGGGTTCTCATCTCCATTGGCTCCCAATCGGGAAAACTCGAAGATTCTGGGAAAAGTTTTGCCTACCATTCTAGAACTCTCCTCTTTTGGGGTTTTTTTTGGTCTTTTTGGATTGGATTTTTGCCTTCTGTTGCCTTTGTTTATCTTACTACTCACCTTCCCCCACTTTCCTTTTGGCCATGGGAATCACTCTCCTTCCTTTCGCTTTCAGGATTTGTGATTCTTTTGGCCATGGCTACATTCATCGAATTTTATCTCCTCTTTCGATTGGGATTTTATCTTTCCTATCGGATGGCAAAGTATGCAGACATTGCTCTAGCTGAGGAACCGGAACTCATCACACCAATTCCAGGGATGATGGCACGTTTGGTTTTGGAAATTCCTGACCCCAGGATCCGATTGTATGGGATTGATCCTTACAAACACCTAAATGAAAGGGCCTTGTTTTTTCGGACAATTTTGTATAAAAGCAAAGTATTCCTTTCGAATATTTTCGCAAAACTTTTGTTAAAGGTTTTTCTAGGAAGGACAGGACTAAGGTTTTTAATCGAATACATTTCAGGGCCTGTCACAGGAATTTGGGACAGTGTCACCACCTATATCATTTTGTACGAATTACGCAAACGGATCATTACAAGAAAATTATCCGATGCGATGTTATTCAAAATCAAAGCAAAGGAAAGAAAAAAAACATTAATTGAATCAGCTGTGAGAGCCGTCGCCCTCTCTATAGTTTTTACGAAAACTTTCCATCCTAACTTTGAATATTTGCTCTTTGGACTCATTGGACTTTTGCCCGAACGCGACAAATTAAAAAACTTAGATGATTGGAACGAGTTTGTGTTTTCCTTCCAAAAACTCTCAACAGAAGAAAGAAAATGGCCTATTGCTATCTTTGCCCTTTGTTCCTCCTTCGATGGAACTTTAAACAAAGAAGAATTAGAGGCGTTTCGTGACATTACAGACCTCTCCCCTACCTGGTTACTCGACCGAGTGCACATTCTAAGTGCGTCCATTCGAAAAGGGGAACTTACGGAATCTTTAGAATGGATGGAAAAAATCCTTCCCGAAGAATCCATTCACTGA
- the tpx gene encoding thiol peroxidase: MAQVTLKGNPVPLEGNIPKPGDKAPDFRVAKQDLGDLTLKDLAGKVKILVAVPSLDTAVCALETKKFNEKAAKENGITTLIISGDLPFAMKRFCTTEGIDSENLITGSQFKDFSFSKNYGTHIAAGPLAGLSARAVFVVDKDDIIRYTELVPEIGSEPNYDTVLAEAKKLV, encoded by the coding sequence ATGGCACAAGTAACACTCAAAGGAAATCCAGTTCCTCTCGAAGGTAATATTCCCAAACCAGGGGACAAAGCGCCTGACTTTAGAGTCGCAAAACAAGATTTAGGTGATCTTACATTAAAAGATTTAGCAGGAAAAGTAAAAATTCTAGTAGCCGTTCCAAGTTTGGATACAGCTGTTTGTGCGTTGGAAACTAAGAAGTTTAACGAAAAAGCAGCCAAAGAAAATGGAATCACAACTCTTATCATCTCAGGTGACCTTCCTTTTGCTATGAAACGTTTTTGTACGACAGAAGGAATCGATTCTGAAAATCTGATTACAGGATCTCAGTTCAAAGATTTTTCTTTTTCAAAAAATTATGGAACTCATATTGCCGCGGGACCTCTTGCTGGTCTTTCTGCACGTGCGGTCTTCGTTGTGGATAAAGACGATATCATTCGGTATACAGAACTTGTACCAGAAATTGGAAGTGAACCTAATTACGATACAGTTCTTGCGGAAGCTAAGAAATTGGTTTAG
- a CDS encoding CaiB/BaiF CoA transferase family protein produces the protein MSQNQNQTSRGPLAGVKVVDLSLLLPGPLCSQHLADMGAEVIKIENPRAYDGSRAMFKGKTGYPALYMMLNRNKKAITLNLKRESAKEILFKLLEDADILLEGFRPDGMDKMGIGYDVLKEKFPRLIYCGISGYGISGKYVDFAGHDLNYLAISGVLDQTGNPPRPAGFQLADVGGGTLTALSAILAALYYREKTGKGQRIDISMTDASLQFLSLYGGILSASETSPEAGNDILSGKLPNYNVYETKEGRYVALGALEDMFFQTFLRAAGMENLTKDHPMNEENIPLIKQKLTDYFKSKTYSDLQPIFDNTDACLSPILNMKEVSEDPHMKDRGMVLERNHPKYGPILQFGSPFHFSETPFVYRNDPPEHGEHTEEILGGLGYPKDKIAEFKKDRVI, from the coding sequence ATGAGCCAAAATCAAAATCAAACTTCTAGGGGACCACTTGCTGGTGTGAAAGTAGTCGACTTATCTTTACTCCTTCCAGGACCACTTTGTTCGCAACATTTAGCGGATATGGGTGCCGAGGTCATAAAAATTGAAAACCCAAGAGCCTATGATGGATCTCGTGCGATGTTCAAAGGAAAAACAGGTTACCCTGCTTTGTACATGATGCTCAATCGAAATAAAAAAGCGATCACGCTGAACCTAAAAAGAGAATCAGCAAAAGAAATTCTTTTCAAACTTTTGGAAGACGCTGACATTTTACTCGAAGGGTTTCGTCCTGATGGAATGGATAAGATGGGAATCGGATATGATGTCTTAAAAGAAAAATTCCCTCGATTGATTTACTGTGGAATTTCTGGCTATGGAATTTCGGGTAAGTACGTAGACTTTGCAGGACATGATTTGAACTATCTTGCGATCTCGGGAGTTCTTGACCAAACCGGAAACCCACCAAGACCAGCAGGTTTTCAATTGGCAGATGTGGGAGGAGGTACTCTCACTGCTCTTTCTGCTATTCTTGCTGCCCTTTATTATAGAGAAAAAACAGGGAAAGGACAACGCATTGATATTTCTATGACTGATGCTTCTCTCCAATTTCTTTCGTTATACGGTGGGATTTTATCAGCCTCTGAAACTTCTCCAGAAGCTGGGAACGATATTTTATCTGGTAAATTACCAAATTACAATGTGTATGAAACCAAAGAAGGAAGGTATGTTGCTCTAGGTGCTTTGGAAGATATGTTCTTTCAAACTTTTTTACGGGCAGCGGGAATGGAAAACTTAACCAAAGACCATCCAATGAACGAAGAAAACATACCTCTCATTAAACAGAAGTTAACCGATTATTTTAAATCCAAAACTTATTCTGATTTACAGCCTATCTTTGATAATACAGATGCTTGTCTTTCTCCTATTCTCAATATGAAAGAAGTTTCAGAAGACCCACATATGAAAGACCGGGGAATGGTGCTCGAAAGAAACCATCCCAAATATGGTCCAATCCTCCAGTTTGGTTCTCCTTTCCATTTTTCGGAAACCCCTTTTGTCTACAGAAATGATCCACCGGAACACGGGGAACACACTGAGGAGATTTTGGGTGGTTTGGGGTATCCCAAAGATAAAATTGCGGAGTTCAAAAAAGACCGGGTGATTTAA
- a CDS encoding sensor histidine kinase — translation MQTQVFFPFGIIILSSFSWFVFAYALSTSDSTKNFVIPSFVLGFLTLSLLFFLRRKRLSQSTEKPKKRDELVQNLFALEKFKEELISFNDPDQISDTISQFLASKIPADFVQVYTWDEREGQFRPRPFLESRDQKFSQLPSIPVFDPFLLWLSEREGIHIKENFLQFASPNHAKIAKQALDFFKETKSELVATLSIKSSLVGFILLGKHKEGKIYDIEEIEIILEILSVSLMSLSNSMIYQQLLNLTETLEAKVRERTKELEETQAHLVQSEKMASLGVMVAGIAHEINTPAAVINGAADNLDANLVFVLSHLGDITHLIQNPDFRSIYLDILFSFVKEDPAAKIDPKDKFKLKKETKFRFIQDGIPENNASDLSNFLIDHHLLHMQEELIRIWKTGGKETFEMLKNTLSLQRNIKNIKYAIRNIVRIVKALKYYSHLGQASYAVCDLHEGLENTLVIMQNQIKHGVEIERVYGSIPPVRCNIDELNQVWTNLITNAIHAMKKVEHPKLIISSKRIGEDYVLISFEDNGSGIPSEIKDKIWDPFFTTKDQGEGTGLGLGIVKGIIEKHKGRIEVESAPGRTLFMVYLPLVGPGDVPSIPKEIFREIRG, via the coding sequence ATGCAAACACAAGTTTTCTTTCCTTTTGGAATCATAATCCTTTCCTCTTTTAGCTGGTTTGTTTTTGCCTATGCCTTAAGCACCTCAGATTCCACAAAAAACTTCGTGATCCCAAGCTTTGTCTTGGGGTTTTTGACTCTTTCTCTTTTGTTCTTTTTACGCAGAAAACGTTTATCGCAAAGTACAGAAAAACCTAAAAAACGAGATGAACTCGTCCAAAATCTTTTTGCCTTAGAAAAATTCAAAGAAGAACTCATTTCCTTCAATGACCCAGACCAAATTAGCGATACCATCAGCCAATTTCTCGCATCCAAAATCCCTGCTGACTTTGTGCAAGTGTATACTTGGGACGAAAGAGAGGGGCAGTTTCGACCCAGGCCCTTTTTGGAATCACGAGACCAAAAGTTTTCGCAGTTACCTTCGATACCGGTGTTCGATCCTTTTTTACTTTGGCTTTCCGAAAGAGAAGGAATCCATATCAAAGAAAACTTTTTGCAGTTTGCCTCTCCCAATCACGCAAAGATAGCAAAACAAGCATTAGATTTTTTCAAAGAAACCAAATCAGAGTTAGTGGCTACACTTTCCATTAAATCAAGCCTCGTGGGATTTATCCTTCTTGGAAAACATAAAGAAGGGAAAATTTACGATATAGAAGAAATTGAAATCATATTAGAAATCCTTTCCGTATCCCTCATGTCTCTTTCAAATTCGATGATTTACCAACAGCTGTTAAATCTAACCGAAACTTTGGAAGCTAAAGTGAGAGAACGAACGAAAGAGTTAGAAGAAACCCAAGCTCACCTTGTCCAGTCTGAAAAAATGGCCTCTCTTGGGGTGATGGTTGCGGGTATTGCTCATGAAATCAATACCCCAGCAGCAGTGATCAATGGGGCAGCGGACAACTTGGATGCAAACCTAGTTTTTGTTTTATCTCACTTGGGTGACATCACCCATCTCATTCAAAATCCCGACTTTCGTTCCATTTACCTAGACATTCTCTTTAGTTTTGTAAAAGAGGATCCGGCTGCAAAAATAGATCCTAAAGATAAATTTAAATTAAAAAAGGAAACTAAGTTTCGATTCATCCAAGATGGGATTCCTGAAAACAATGCTTCTGATCTTTCAAACTTTCTTATCGACCACCATCTTTTGCATATGCAAGAGGAACTGATTCGCATTTGGAAAACGGGAGGGAAAGAAACATTTGAAATGTTAAAGAATACTTTGAGCCTTCAGAGAAATATCAAAAACATCAAATATGCCATTCGTAATATTGTTAGAATTGTCAAAGCATTAAAGTATTATTCTCACTTGGGCCAAGCTTCTTATGCTGTTTGTGATTTACACGAAGGTTTAGAAAACACCCTCGTGATTATGCAAAACCAAATCAAACATGGTGTAGAAATTGAAAGGGTATATGGAAGTATTCCACCAGTTCGTTGTAATATTGATGAACTCAACCAAGTGTGGACAAACCTAATCACCAACGCCATCCATGCGATGAAAAAAGTGGAACATCCAAAACTGATAATCTCCTCAAAAAGGATTGGGGAAGATTATGTACTGATTAGTTTTGAAGACAATGGATCGGGGATTCCTTCGGAAATCAAAGATAAAATTTGGGATCCTTTCTTTACTACAAAAGACCAAGGAGAAGGAACAGGACTTGGTCTCGGGATTGTGAAAGGGATTATCGAAAAACACAAAGGTAGGATTGAAGTGGAATCGGCTCCGGGACGAACTTTGTTTATGGTATATTTACCGTTAGTTGGTCCAGGAGACGTTCCCAGTATCCCAAAAGAAATCTTTCGGGAAATTCGAGGTTAA
- the rsgA gene encoding ribosome small subunit-dependent GTPase A translates to MGKELFTIARIFGAYYEIYSEGTTYVRAVLKGKLRLKDSGERHPFVVGDMVLAEKSSGEEWVISERMERKNYLTRKSDRGDSHVLCANLDQLAILASCKDPETKPGFIDRLLAAAYHTQIPPLIIFTKKDLITEEEIEEREVYYRELGYEVMTVSLLSEESIQPLWDRIRGKRTFLCGNSGVGKSTLMNHLQKKTVQRTNLISGTTKKGKHTTTNSFALFLEENTVLIDSPGVKEWGILHLTPVELWESFPELRKIKETCKEIYCCELGSECSMRKHLNESMDETRKKSLESMIESLENPHRVTRRDHWTKAVTKRH, encoded by the coding sequence TTGGGTAAAGAACTATTTACAATCGCTCGTATCTTTGGAGCTTATTACGAAATTTATTCAGAAGGAACCACGTATGTACGTGCCGTTCTTAAGGGCAAACTTCGGTTAAAGGATTCAGGAGAGCGCCATCCCTTTGTTGTGGGAGATATGGTCCTTGCCGAAAAATCTTCTGGCGAAGAGTGGGTCATATCCGAACGAATGGAACGAAAGAATTACTTAACAAGAAAGAGTGATCGAGGCGACAGTCATGTGTTATGTGCAAACTTAGACCAATTAGCCATCCTTGCTTCTTGTAAAGATCCGGAAACAAAACCCGGATTTATCGACCGTTTGCTTGCAGCTGCTTATCATACACAAATTCCCCCACTCATCATTTTTACCAAAAAAGATCTCATCACTGAGGAAGAAATCGAAGAACGAGAAGTTTACTACCGTGAGTTAGGTTATGAGGTGATGACGGTTTCTCTACTTTCAGAAGAATCCATCCAACCATTGTGGGATAGAATCCGTGGGAAACGAACCTTTCTTTGTGGAAACTCAGGCGTGGGGAAGTCCACACTCATGAACCATCTCCAAAAAAAGACAGTGCAGAGGACAAACCTAATCAGTGGCACGACCAAAAAAGGCAAACACACAACCACCAATTCCTTTGCTTTATTTTTAGAAGAAAACACTGTCCTGATCGATTCTCCAGGAGTCAAAGAATGGGGCATCTTACACCTGACACCCGTCGAACTTTGGGAAAGTTTTCCCGAATTACGAAAGATTAAAGAAACATGTAAGGAAATTTATTGCTGTGAACTAGGTTCTGAGTGTTCCATGCGAAAACACCTTAACGAGTCTATGGATGAAACCCGAAAAAAGAGCTTAGAATC